In one Parageobacillus genomosp. 1 genomic region, the following are encoded:
- the glsA gene encoding glutaminase A has product MYTKSELEQFVEQAKQYARHGKVANYIPALGKANPNDLSIAICTPDGNVIDAGDTTHKVTLQSISKIIALALVLMDRGEKEVFKKVGMEPTGDPFNSIAKLEEVQPAKPLNPMINAGALAVTHMIVGASVEERFERLLQFVRKLAGNPAISYSEEVAQSEFETAYLNRSLCYFLKQHGIINEDVEELMDLYTKQCAIEMTCVDLARIGLVFAMDGRDPLTEEQIMPLDVARICKTFMVTCGMYNASGEFAIKIGIPAKSGVSGGILAAVPGRCGIGIFGPALDEKGNSITGMKLLELLSKTYSLSIF; this is encoded by the coding sequence ATGTACACAAAATCGGAATTAGAACAATTTGTCGAACAAGCAAAACAGTATGCGCGCCATGGCAAAGTCGCTAATTACATTCCCGCCCTTGGCAAGGCGAATCCAAACGATTTGTCGATCGCTATTTGCACGCCCGACGGCAATGTCATCGACGCGGGGGATACGACTCATAAAGTGACGCTGCAAAGCATTTCGAAAATTATTGCCCTCGCTCTTGTCCTAATGGACCGCGGGGAAAAAGAAGTGTTCAAAAAAGTAGGAATGGAGCCGACGGGAGATCCGTTTAATTCCATCGCCAAACTTGAGGAAGTGCAGCCGGCAAAGCCACTCAATCCAATGATCAACGCCGGGGCGCTCGCGGTGACGCATATGATTGTCGGCGCTTCGGTCGAGGAGCGGTTCGAGCGGCTTTTGCAGTTTGTCCGGAAGCTGGCGGGAAATCCGGCTATCTCGTATTCGGAAGAAGTGGCCCAGTCCGAATTTGAAACGGCGTATTTGAATCGTTCATTATGTTATTTTCTCAAGCAGCATGGTATTATCAATGAAGATGTCGAAGAGCTGATGGACCTTTACACGAAACAATGCGCGATCGAAATGACGTGCGTCGACCTAGCGCGCATCGGCCTTGTGTTCGCGATGGACGGGCGCGACCCGCTCACAGAGGAACAAATTATGCCGCTTGATGTCGCCCGCATTTGCAAAACGTTTATGGTCACGTGCGGCATGTACAACGCCTCCGGCGAATTTGCGATTAAAATCGGCATTCCAGCTAAAAGCGGAGTCTCAGGCGGCATCCTCGCCGCTGTGCCTGGGCGGTGCGGCATCGGCATTTTCGGTCCGGCGTTGGATGAGAAAGGCAACAGCATCACCGGTATGAAATTGTTAGAGTTACTATCAAAAACATATTCCTTAAGCATCTTTTAA
- a CDS encoding CotG/ExsB N-terminal domain-containing protein — protein sequence MSVYTQDDIQKAVKELETEGLEDFLYQEPVGRKHSSGRKHSSGRKHSSGHKHSSGRKHSSGRKHSSGRKHSSGRKHSSHRTSCFRPRRKRRYWHDSNMHTLWIKWSD from the coding sequence ATGAGCGTTTATACTCAAGATGACATTCAAAAGGCTGTTAAAGAACTTGAGACGGAGGGCTTAGAGGACTTTTTATATCAAGAGCCGGTAGGCCGTAAACACAGCTCAGGCCGTAAGCACAGCTCAGGCCGTAAGCACAGCTCAGGCCATAAGCACAGCTCAGGCCGTAAGCACAGCTCGGGCCGCAAGCACAGCTCAGGCCGCAAGCACAGCTCAGGCCGTAAGCACAGCTCACACCGCACGAGCTGCTTCCGCCCTCGCAGAAAACGAAGATACTGGCATGACAGCAATATGCATACGTTATGGATAAAATGGTCAGATTAA
- a CDS encoding GNAT family N-acetyltransferase, whose translation MKLVGHKIYLRFLKDTDAGPLTEMHRRNREFWQRYTPDRTEEFYTEEYQLNRIQTSLAKMERDEQYTFGIFLVGTDELIGIIELTEVVRGPLQTCWLGYYLDHSHNGHGYTTEAVRLIVDYAFEVLKLHRIEAGVMPHNIGSIRVLEKAGFHKEGLSKKNVKINGRWEDHFHFAIVNPNDSE comes from the coding sequence ATGAAATTGGTGGGACACAAAATCTATTTGCGATTTTTAAAGGATACAGATGCGGGTCCGTTGACAGAGATGCACCGTAGAAACCGGGAATTTTGGCAACGGTATACGCCAGATAGGACCGAGGAGTTCTATACGGAGGAATATCAGTTAAATCGAATCCAAACCAGCTTGGCGAAGATGGAAAGAGACGAGCAATACACATTCGGCATTTTCCTCGTCGGTACTGATGAGCTGATTGGCATCATTGAGTTGACAGAAGTGGTGCGTGGTCCTTTACAGACATGTTGGCTAGGCTATTATTTAGATCACTCGCACAACGGACACGGCTATACTACTGAAGCAGTGCGCCTGATCGTTGACTATGCCTTTGAGGTTCTCAAGTTACACAGAATCGAAGCAGGAGTCATGCCACATAACATCGGATCGATTCGAGTTTTGGAGAAGGCAGGATTCCATAAGGAGGGGCTTTCCAAGAAGAACGTGAAGATTAACGGAAGGTGGGAAGATCATTTCCACTTTGCTATCGTGAATCCAAATGATTCAGAATGA
- a CDS encoding YjcZ family sporulation protein translates to MSAGGFAGAGFALIVILFILLILVGCGCFGGFGRGYGCGGYGPGFGFW, encoded by the coding sequence ATGAGTGCTGGAGGATTTGCAGGTGCTGGCTTTGCATTGATCGTCATCCTGTTCATCTTATTAATCCTTGTTGGCTGTGGTTGCTTTGGTGGTTTCGGGAGAGGATATGGCTGCGGTGGTTATGGACCAGGATTTGGATTCTGGTAA
- a CDS encoding alpha/beta-type small acid-soluble spore protein, producing MARSNNNHLVPGVKSAIEQMKYEIAQEFGVNLGPDTTARANGSVGGEITKRLVAMAQQQLSSGRFQ from the coding sequence ATGGCAAGAAGTAATAACAATCATTTAGTTCCGGGAGTAAAATCAGCAATAGAACAAATGAAATATGAAATTGCTCAAGAGTTTGGTGTAAATCTTGGGCCTGACACAACAGCACGTGCAAACGGCTCTGTTGGTGGAGAAATTACGAAGCGTTTGGTTGCGATGGCTCAACAACAATTAAGCAGTGGCAGATTCCAATAA
- the bioF gene encoding 8-amino-7-oxononanoate synthase: MKNHIQSVLHQLEQKTQKRMLKNVSSSDGAWIVMNGQKMLNLASNNYLGLAGDERLIEAGCQAMRTYGAGATASRLIVGNYELYTRAEEALKKWKKAEAALIFNSGYTANLGIITSLIGRDDIVFSDWLNHASIIDGIRLSGAERYRYYHNDLDHLESLLKQASPHKRKLIVTDSIFSMDGDMALLEGLVTLKKRYNTILMVDEAHSSGIYGERGEGLVHHLHLQDEVDIQMGTFSKALGCFGAYVTGEQWLIDYLMNTMRSFIFTTALPPAVLGAIEKSIEIVQKEHVRRQTLQDHSHYFRTELQKLGFNIGKSTTHIVPIIIGSNEQTVQMSERLQEHGIAAVAIRPPTVPEGTSRIRFSLSSSLTKEELDWALERIAKVGREMGLIV; encoded by the coding sequence ATGAAAAATCATATTCAATCCGTACTTCATCAATTAGAACAAAAAACACAAAAGCGCATGTTGAAAAATGTATCCTCTTCGGACGGCGCGTGGATCGTCATGAACGGACAAAAGATGTTAAATTTAGCATCGAATAATTATTTAGGACTAGCGGGCGACGAACGATTGATTGAAGCGGGATGTCAAGCAATGCGTACATACGGAGCGGGAGCCACCGCTTCGCGTCTTATTGTCGGCAATTATGAACTATATACGAGAGCCGAAGAAGCGTTAAAAAAATGGAAAAAGGCAGAAGCAGCGCTCATTTTCAATAGTGGATATACAGCTAATCTAGGCATCATCACGTCCCTGATCGGCCGCGATGATATTGTGTTTAGCGACTGGCTCAATCATGCCAGCATTATTGATGGCATCAGACTAAGCGGGGCAGAACGGTATCGTTATTATCATAACGACCTCGATCATTTAGAGTCATTGTTAAAACAAGCATCTCCGCATAAACGAAAATTGATTGTCACCGATTCGATTTTCAGCATGGATGGAGACATGGCACTTTTAGAAGGATTAGTGACGTTGAAAAAACGTTACAATACCATACTGATGGTCGATGAAGCGCATAGCAGCGGCATTTATGGAGAAAGAGGAGAAGGTCTCGTTCACCATCTTCATTTGCAAGACGAGGTCGACATCCAAATGGGCACCTTCAGCAAGGCGCTAGGATGTTTTGGAGCTTATGTCACGGGAGAACAGTGGCTCATTGATTACTTGATGAATACAATGCGCAGCTTTATTTTTACGACCGCTTTGCCTCCAGCTGTTCTTGGTGCAATTGAAAAATCGATTGAGATTGTTCAAAAAGAACATGTAAGAAGGCAAACGTTGCAAGATCATAGTCATTATTTCCGCACTGAGCTCCAAAAGTTAGGATTTAATATTGGAAAAAGCACGACACACATCGTTCCGATCATCATTGGCTCGAATGAGCAAACGGTTCAAATGAGCGAGCGGCTTCAAGAACACGGAATCGCCGCGGTAGCGATCCGGCCGCCAACCGTTCCCGAAGGCACGTCCCGCATCCGCTTCTCTCTTTCTTCCTCTTTGACGAAGGAAGAATTAGACTGGGCGCTGGAGCGGATTGCGAAAGTAGGAAGAGAAATGGGATTGATCGTATGA
- a CDS encoding YhfC family glutamic-type intramembrane protease, with product MEISVRKRNFRYVIYAILLHALMDIAPALYQAGVVTNVWLIEAVVFLFAVAAFLFTRRMKETFESGGEG from the coding sequence ATGGAAATAAGCGTGCGCAAACGGAATTTCCGTTATGTCATCTATGCGATTTTGCTGCACGCCTTGATGGACATCGCGCCTGCGCTATACCAAGCGGGCGTTGTCACGAATGTTTGGCTGATCGAAGCGGTGGTCTTTTTATTCGCCGTCGCGGCGTTTCTATTTACGCGTCGCATGAAAGAAACATTTGAGAGCGGGGGAGAAGGATGA
- a CDS encoding CBO0543 family protein, protein MDRIFLWALLMIGIVLFCFSLRKPLIKDTVLVFLLKAYFSSFFGVIVVGEKLVEYPVRFLSQYFETSILFEYFLYPIMCVYFYQTSYHSRLLGIIVQCALYTAALTALEVLCEKYTDLIEYHGWTGMYSFITIFILSFFVRMLMTLINKREQSSS, encoded by the coding sequence ATGGACAGAATCTTTTTATGGGCATTGCTGATGATTGGCATTGTCTTATTTTGTTTTAGTCTGAGAAAACCGCTAATCAAAGACACGGTTTTAGTGTTCTTATTGAAAGCCTATTTTTCCTCATTTTTTGGCGTTATTGTTGTAGGAGAAAAATTGGTTGAATACCCTGTAAGGTTTTTAAGCCAATATTTCGAAACGAGCATTCTTTTTGAATATTTTCTGTATCCTATTATGTGTGTGTATTTTTATCAAACCTCTTATCATTCCCGCCTTCTGGGCATTATTGTGCAATGCGCATTATATACTGCTGCTTTGACAGCTCTTGAGGTTCTTTGTGAAAAGTATACGGATTTAATTGAGTACCATGGATGGACGGGGATGTATTCGTTTATAACCATCTTTATCCTCTCGTTTTTCGTGCGTATGCTGATGACGCTAATCAACAAAAGGGAACAGTCATCAAGCTAG
- a CDS encoding class I adenylate-forming enzyme family protein, which yields MEKTHFYWPGSLPKQLRYLLGEKPLYEYLRHRGLHQANDPAYIFYDRTITWGMLLDHVHRFARYLQEKGVEKGSYVALYMQNCPQYIIAHFAIQQLGGIVVPLNPMYRESELAYFFAEVPLTGIVAGEEGFARVKNAEQQTSPLSFIVTCHYGDYAAKDGDIPLCEELLQPKQRCDGADDFASIMDTYSLYEDAAPLDLWNDVGLIIFTSGTTGRPKGAMLTYGNALFKTAASAQANRLTEKERLMAHSPLCHIAGMVMGLNTPVYTGNPCVLFTRFDPLATIKAIEKYRITAWYSIAPMNVAILQAAESGRCDLSSLKRNLVTSFGLQVTKELAEKWARTTGGCLLYEAAYGLSETHTCDTFMPEEKVKFGSCGIPTYDTEIRIVDPETKVDLGPERSGEIVVKNPGVFKGYFRREDATNETLRDGWVYTGDIGYLDEDGYLFFQGRLKEMIKVSGYSVFPEDVEALLNKHPAIKQCAVIGVPDPVKGEVPKAFVVIKEDYKGKIGAQDIIEWAKAHMAAFKYPRYVELIEQLPTTTSGKVLRKLLREEQER from the coding sequence ATGGAGAAAACGCATTTTTACTGGCCGGGCAGCTTGCCAAAGCAATTGCGTTATTTGCTAGGTGAAAAACCGTTATATGAATATTTGCGCCACCGCGGCCTACATCAGGCAAATGATCCTGCTTATATTTTTTACGACCGTACGATCACGTGGGGAATGCTACTTGATCATGTCCACCGTTTCGCTCGCTATTTGCAAGAAAAAGGCGTGGAAAAAGGAAGCTATGTTGCGCTTTACATGCAAAACTGCCCGCAGTACATCATTGCCCACTTTGCGATTCAGCAGCTCGGCGGTATCGTCGTTCCGCTCAATCCAATGTACCGCGAGTCAGAGCTGGCTTATTTCTTTGCCGAAGTGCCGTTAACGGGAATTGTTGCCGGAGAAGAAGGATTTGCGCGCGTCAAGAACGCCGAGCAGCAAACCTCTCCGCTGTCCTTCATCGTCACTTGTCATTACGGCGATTATGCGGCTAAAGACGGCGATATCCCGCTTTGCGAGGAGCTGCTGCAGCCGAAACAACGCTGTGACGGCGCCGATGATTTTGCTTCCATCATGGACACCTATTCTCTATATGAAGATGCCGCACCACTAGATTTATGGAACGATGTCGGGCTGATCATTTTCACGTCTGGAACGACGGGGCGGCCAAAAGGGGCAATGTTGACGTATGGTAACGCGTTGTTTAAAACTGCCGCTTCAGCGCAAGCGAATCGGTTGACGGAAAAAGAGCGGCTGATGGCGCACTCGCCGCTGTGCCATATCGCCGGGATGGTGATGGGATTAAATACCCCTGTATATACGGGAAATCCATGCGTATTGTTTACGCGGTTTGACCCGCTCGCGACGATAAAAGCGATCGAGAAATATCGGATTACCGCGTGGTACAGCATCGCACCGATGAACGTCGCGATTTTGCAGGCGGCGGAAAGCGGCCGCTGCGATTTATCGAGCTTAAAGCGCAATTTAGTGACGAGTTTCGGCTTGCAAGTGACAAAAGAGTTAGCTGAGAAATGGGCGCGGACGACAGGCGGCTGCCTGCTGTACGAAGCGGCTTATGGCTTAAGCGAAACGCATACGTGCGATACGTTTATGCCGGAGGAAAAAGTGAAATTCGGTTCGTGCGGCATTCCAACGTATGATACGGAAATTCGTATCGTCGACCCGGAAACGAAGGTGGATCTTGGTCCAGAAAGATCGGGGGAAATCGTCGTCAAAAACCCTGGTGTGTTTAAAGGCTATTTCCGCCGCGAAGACGCGACGAATGAAACGTTGAGAGACGGATGGGTGTATACCGGAGATATTGGCTATTTGGATGAAGACGGCTATTTATTTTTCCAAGGGCGCCTCAAAGAAATGATCAAAGTTTCCGGCTACAGCGTCTTTCCGGAAGACGTAGAAGCGCTGTTGAACAAACATCCCGCTATCAAGCAGTGCGCGGTCATTGGCGTGCCCGATCCGGTCAAAGGGGAAGTGCCGAAGGCGTTTGTTGTCATCAAAGAAGATTATAAAGGAAAGATTGGCGCGCAGGACATTATTGAGTGGGCGAAAGCGCATATGGCCGCCTTCAAATACCCGCGCTATGTCGAACTGATCGAGCAATTGCCAACGACGACATCGGGAAAAGTACTGCGCAAATTGTTGAGGGAAGAACAGGAGAGATAA
- a CDS encoding VOC family protein, producing the protein MNVQGFSHVTINVKDLARSLRFYVDVLGMELVHRGRKDAYLEWGSAWICLQERPDMAEQRPQIGVDHVAFFIDEQDFAEAVEQLKANDVTIVREPTRRGRGLSVNFLDSDGTQLELHTSTLAERMKVWK; encoded by the coding sequence ATGAACGTTCAAGGTTTTAGCCATGTGACCATCAATGTGAAGGATTTGGCTCGTTCGCTTCGTTTTTATGTGGATGTATTAGGGATGGAGCTCGTTCATCGTGGACGGAAGGATGCCTACTTAGAATGGGGAAGCGCGTGGATTTGCCTGCAAGAGCGTCCGGACATGGCAGAGCAGCGTCCGCAGATCGGCGTGGACCATGTGGCGTTTTTTATCGATGAACAGGATTTTGCAGAAGCGGTCGAACAACTAAAAGCGAACGATGTGACGATTGTCCGGGAACCGACCCGCCGCGGCCGCGGTCTTTCGGTCAACTTTCTTGATTCGGACGGTACGCAATTGGAATTGCATACGTCGACATTGGCGGAGCGAATGAAGGTATGGAAATAA
- a CDS encoding CotH kinase family protein codes for MPTSQLPLFAIYIHPDDLRDLRRDIWNDEPVPATLTFHQKKFHIDISYRGSHIRKFKKKSYFISFYKPYFFHGVHELHLNAEYKDPSLMRNKLSLDFFSALGVLSPSSQHVLLSINGKHEGIYLQLESVDEFFLKKRQLPIGPIFYAVDDDANFSLISSFDKTPKTSLDAGYERKLGTLEDHRYLEEFIFKLNTTPKYEYESVISKILDVNKYLRWLAGVVCTQNFDGFVHNYALYRNPDSGLFEIIPWDFDATWGRDINGKPMDYDYVRIKGFNTLTARLLDIESFRKMYYDIMKHTLDHEFTVEFMKPKVEELYQQLRPHVPDDPYINDRIEQFDDEPEWIYEFIEKRNAYLKSQLSTLL; via the coding sequence ATGCCAACTAGTCAGCTGCCTCTGTTTGCGATTTATATCCACCCTGATGATTTGCGGGATCTGCGCCGCGATATTTGGAACGATGAACCTGTTCCTGCCACGCTTACATTTCATCAGAAAAAATTTCATATCGATATAAGCTATCGCGGCTCACATATTCGAAAATTTAAGAAAAAATCCTATTTTATCTCGTTTTATAAACCTTATTTCTTTCATGGAGTTCATGAACTTCACTTGAACGCGGAATATAAAGACCCTTCTCTCATGAGAAATAAACTTTCCCTCGATTTTTTCTCGGCACTTGGCGTCCTTTCGCCTTCCTCTCAACACGTTCTTTTATCCATCAATGGAAAACATGAGGGAATTTATCTTCAATTAGAATCGGTGGATGAATTTTTCTTAAAAAAACGTCAATTGCCAATAGGGCCCATTTTTTACGCGGTTGATGATGACGCTAATTTTTCGCTGATTAGTTCGTTTGACAAGACCCCTAAAACGTCTTTAGATGCAGGCTATGAAAGGAAGCTGGGAACTCTAGAGGATCACCGATATCTGGAGGAATTCATTTTCAAATTAAATACAACACCAAAATATGAGTATGAATCTGTCATATCAAAGATTTTGGACGTAAATAAATATTTGCGCTGGCTCGCAGGAGTTGTTTGCACGCAAAATTTTGACGGCTTCGTTCACAATTACGCGCTATATCGCAATCCAGACTCCGGTCTATTCGAGATCATTCCGTGGGATTTTGACGCTACTTGGGGAAGGGATATTAATGGAAAACCAATGGATTATGATTACGTACGTATCAAAGGATTTAATACGTTAACAGCTCGATTATTAGATATAGAAAGCTTCCGAAAAATGTATTATGACATCATGAAACATACATTAGATCATGAATTCACGGTGGAGTTTATGAAGCCAAAAGTGGAGGAACTTTATCAGCAATTGCGGCCACATGTCCCCGATGATCCGTATATAAATGACCGTATTGAACAATTTGATGATGAGCCCGAATGGATTTACGAGTTCATCGAAAAACGAAACGCTTATTTAAAAAGCCAGTTATCCACCCTCCTATAA
- a CDS encoding transposase, which translates to MGEIRKTYDVKFKKKAVDLYLKEGMGYKTVAKELGIDDFMVRRWVKRYEQEGMKGLEEKREKVKGPGRGRPGTRLEDPETKIKRLKAEVEMLKKLLKM; encoded by the coding sequence ATAGGGGAAATACGAAAAACATATGATGTAAAGTTTAAAAAGAAAGCTGTGGATTTATATTTGAAAGAGGGCATGGGCTATAAAACGGTGGCGAAAGAATTAGGGATTGATGATTTCATGGTACGTCGATGGGTGAAACGCTATGAACAGGAAGGAATGAAAGGGCTAGAGGAAAAACGAGAAAAGGTAAAAGGACCAGGCAGAGGAAGACCAGGAACTCGTCTAGAAGATCCTGAAACGAAAATCAAGCGTCTGAAGGCGGAAGTAGAGATGCTAAAAAAGCTCTTAAAGATGTGA
- a CDS encoding acyl-CoA carboxylase subunit beta: MSDLRQLTEELLARKERALLGGGMDKINRQHEKGLLTARERIAMLVDAGTFVEFGQLNTSDQSGMEEKSYGDGLVAGIGKVNGRAAVIVAGDKTVLAGTEGNVHIRKSRKMHEFAVRNGLPMFFLHEGGGLRMPDGMGSDGISEKLFPRELLTHHRQVPTMAAILGDSYGGPTWTAVSCDFVTQLKGTCMAIAGPRMLELANGQRVTPEELGGVDVHYQYTGQIDADGETEEECIKQLKTFFAYMPQNGNERPPMRKTNDDPYRMVDEVFAILPEKSSRVYDMRKMIACLVDDGQFFEYQKKFGKALITALAHMNGHVVGIIANQPNQYAGAPGPQECQKATEFICLCDSYHIPLIFLHDTPGFRISTEAEKAKMATKIMVWNQALALSTVPKISIVIRKSIGAAYGNMCGPGMGADVIVAWPSAEINFTGPEVGINVVYGRELEKAENRKELRQELLKHWSFDSSPYKAAGKHLIDDVINPAETRKFLCQMLEFLLTSKREKSERLLAAWPTGF, translated from the coding sequence ATGAGCGATCTTCGCCAATTGACGGAAGAACTGCTGGCAAGAAAAGAACGGGCGTTGCTTGGCGGTGGCATGGATAAAATCAACAGGCAGCACGAAAAAGGATTGTTGACGGCAAGAGAGCGAATTGCCATGTTGGTCGATGCAGGGACGTTCGTCGAGTTTGGCCAGCTCAATACATCGGATCAAAGCGGAATGGAGGAAAAAAGCTACGGAGACGGCCTTGTCGCCGGAATCGGTAAAGTGAACGGCCGCGCTGCCGTCATTGTAGCAGGGGATAAAACGGTATTGGCGGGGACGGAAGGAAACGTGCATATCCGCAAGTCAAGGAAAATGCATGAGTTTGCCGTACGTAATGGCCTGCCGATGTTTTTCCTGCATGAAGGCGGCGGACTGCGGATGCCGGACGGAATGGGATCAGACGGGATTAGCGAGAAACTGTTTCCACGCGAGCTGCTTACCCATCACCGCCAAGTGCCGACGATGGCTGCGATTTTAGGCGATAGTTACGGTGGACCAACATGGACTGCGGTAAGCTGCGATTTTGTCACCCAGCTGAAAGGAACTTGCATGGCGATCGCTGGGCCAAGAATGCTTGAGCTGGCGAACGGGCAGCGGGTGACGCCGGAAGAATTAGGCGGTGTGGACGTGCATTACCAATATACGGGGCAAATTGACGCCGACGGCGAGACAGAAGAAGAGTGCATCAAGCAACTAAAAACGTTTTTTGCCTATATGCCGCAAAACGGAAATGAACGTCCGCCGATGAGAAAAACGAACGACGATCCATACCGAATGGTGGACGAAGTATTTGCGATTTTGCCAGAAAAAAGCAGCCGCGTCTATGATATGCGCAAAATGATCGCCTGTCTTGTCGATGACGGCCAGTTCTTTGAGTATCAGAAAAAGTTTGGCAAGGCTTTGATAACGGCATTGGCCCATATGAACGGACATGTCGTCGGCATCATTGCCAATCAGCCGAACCAGTACGCCGGTGCGCCGGGTCCGCAAGAATGTCAAAAGGCGACGGAATTCATTTGCCTATGCGATTCGTATCATATTCCATTAATTTTTTTACACGATACGCCGGGCTTCCGCATCAGCACAGAAGCGGAAAAAGCGAAAATGGCGACGAAAATCATGGTTTGGAACCAGGCGCTGGCGTTGTCGACTGTTCCGAAAATCTCCATCGTCATTCGCAAAAGCATCGGCGCTGCTTACGGAAATATGTGCGGGCCGGGAATGGGCGCGGATGTCATTGTCGCTTGGCCGAGTGCGGAAATCAATTTCACCGGCCCGGAAGTCGGCATTAACGTCGTCTACGGCCGTGAGCTCGAAAAGGCGGAAAACCGCAAAGAGCTGCGCCAAGAGCTGTTAAAACATTGGTCGTTTGACAGCTCCCCTTATAAAGCAGCCGGTAAACATCTCATTGATGACGTGATCAATCCGGCAGAAACGAGAAAATTTCTTTGCCAGATGCTGGAGTTTTTGCTGACGTCGAAACGAGAGAAAAGCGAACGCCTGCTTGCCGCGTGGCCGACAGGATTTTAA
- a CDS encoding FTR1 family protein, which yields MATFLMFFREAFEASMLCSILATYLILIGQRDRIRDVWTGVFAAIIASIIAGVAIYSTIHNYEGTPLELQIEGISYLLASGMLTYMAISIKKNENLEEELESRINSAIKTGSKFAIVGFTFLAVFREGLEMVVFMIPLTSITNPVLNIVLGVLGIIVGSVTGYLIYALGKKINVEYFFNLSTFLLVIFAAGFLVSGIGEFQQLGWLPFGNETLWDTSSILSSDSAAGHLLHALVGYTDKPTSLQVIGYFVYLALIGILAIVRKRS from the coding sequence GTGGCAACCTTTCTAATGTTCTTCCGTGAAGCTTTTGAAGCTTCGATGCTATGTTCGATTTTGGCTACCTATCTCATTTTAATCGGACAGCGTGATCGTATCCGGGACGTTTGGACAGGCGTATTCGCAGCAATCATTGCATCAATCATCGCTGGTGTTGCAATTTACTCGACGATTCACAATTACGAAGGTACCCCCCTGGAATTGCAAATTGAAGGTATATCCTACTTGCTTGCATCTGGTATGTTAACGTACATGGCAATCTCGATTAAAAAGAACGAAAATCTAGAAGAAGAACTCGAATCAAGGATAAATTCAGCAATCAAAACGGGATCGAAGTTTGCTATTGTAGGCTTTACCTTTTTAGCAGTGTTCCGAGAAGGGCTTGAGATGGTCGTGTTTATGATTCCGTTAACGTCAATAACCAACCCGGTCCTAAATATAGTACTCGGTGTATTAGGGATTATAGTCGGAAGTGTAACTGGCTATTTAATCTATGCACTTGGGAAAAAGATCAATGTAGAATACTTTTTCAATCTCTCAACTTTTTTACTTGTCATATTTGCTGCAGGATTTTTAGTAAGTGGAATCGGAGAATTTCAGCAACTCGGATGGCTACCATTCGGTAATGAAACCTTATGGGATACAAGTTCCATCTTGAGCAGTGACAGTGCCGCCGGCCACCTGTTGCACGCATTAGTAGGCTACACCGATAAGCCAACAAGTTTACAAGTGATCGGTTATTTTGTTTATTTAGCCTTAATCGGAATTTTAGCAATAGTTCGGAAACGTTCATAA
- a CDS encoding VOC family protein, whose amino-acid sequence MKIHVKRLDHVQICIPFGAEDEARAFYTDLLGFTEIEKPDSLKANGGLWYQVGDIELHIGVEDRDGYNSKSHPAFEVENIDEVRRYLEENGVPTKDEKPIPGVKRFSFRDPFHNRIEFLSKR is encoded by the coding sequence ATGAAGATTCACGTCAAACGATTAGACCATGTGCAAATTTGCATTCCTTTCGGCGCCGAGGATGAGGCTCGCGCCTTTTACACTGATTTGCTCGGCTTTACGGAAATCGAAAAGCCGGACTCGTTAAAAGCGAACGGCGGTCTTTGGTATCAAGTCGGCGATATCGAGCTTCATATCGGCGTCGAAGACCGCGACGGTTACAACAGCAAAAGCCACCCTGCATTTGAAGTCGAAAACATCGATGAAGTGCGCCGCTACCTAGAAGAAAATGGCGTTCCGACCAAAGACGAAAAACCGATCCCAGGGGTGAAGCGGTTTTCGTTTCGCGATCCATTCCACAATCGGATTGAGTTTTTGTCGAAAAGATAG